The proteins below come from a single Asanoa ferruginea genomic window:
- the ruvA gene encoding Holliday junction branch migration protein RuvA, which produces MIASVSGVVAAVSPDGAVIEVGGVGLAVQCAPGTIAGLRVGQPARLATSLVVREDSLTLYGFADDDEKHLFELLQTASGVGPRLAQAVLAVHHPDVVRKAIANADTATLTRVPGIGKKGAERLVLELRDRIGPIAIGADGAGGVVGAVWHEQVRQGLVGLGWTAAQADQAVAAVAEKATGTEPVPMLLKMAIQLLGRTR; this is translated from the coding sequence GTGATCGCCAGCGTGAGCGGAGTTGTCGCCGCGGTGTCGCCGGACGGCGCGGTCATCGAGGTCGGCGGGGTGGGCCTGGCCGTGCAGTGCGCCCCCGGCACGATCGCCGGCCTGCGGGTGGGCCAGCCGGCCCGGCTCGCGACCAGCCTGGTCGTCCGGGAAGACTCGCTGACCCTCTACGGCTTCGCCGACGACGACGAGAAGCACCTGTTCGAGCTGCTCCAGACCGCGAGCGGGGTCGGCCCGCGGCTGGCCCAGGCCGTGCTCGCCGTGCACCACCCCGATGTCGTGCGCAAGGCGATCGCCAACGCCGACACCGCGACGCTGACCCGGGTGCCGGGCATCGGCAAGAAGGGCGCCGAGCGGCTGGTGCTGGAGCTGCGCGACCGGATCGGCCCGATCGCGATCGGCGCCGACGGTGCGGGCGGCGTGGTCGGCGCGGTCTGGCACGAGCAGGTCCGGCAGGGCCTGGTCGGGCTGGGTTGGACGGCCGCACAGGCTGACCAGGCGGTGGCCGCGGTGGCCGAGAAGGCGACCGGCACCGAGCCCGTGCCGATGCTGCTCAAGATGGCGATCCAGCTGCTCGGCCGCACGCGATGA
- the ruvB gene encoding Holliday junction branch migration DNA helicase RuvB gives MNEISAYVAEGEQDAEATVRPKRLSEFIAQHRVRDQLDLLLKGAMGRGTPPDHILLSGPPGLGKTTLANIVAAELGSGIRVTSGPAIERSGDLAAILTSLAMGDVLFIDEIHRIAKPAEELLYSAMEDFRVDVVVGKGPGATAIPLDVEPFTLVGATTRSGLLTGPMRDRFGFVAHLDFYAASDLEQLLHRSARILGVPITDEGAVEISGRSRGTPRIANRLLRRVRDYAEVRADGMVTLETAREALKVYDVDALGLDRLDRAVLRALVDSFKGGPVGLSTLAVAVGEQPDTVEEVCEPFLVRAGLLARTPRGRVATEAAWHHLGRTPPTGQNAPAGGPDLFSAEQRFP, from the coding sequence ATGAACGAGATTTCGGCGTACGTCGCTGAAGGGGAGCAGGACGCCGAGGCGACCGTACGCCCGAAGCGTCTTTCCGAGTTCATCGCCCAGCATCGCGTCCGCGACCAGCTCGACCTGCTGCTGAAAGGCGCGATGGGCCGGGGCACGCCACCCGACCACATCCTGCTGTCGGGGCCGCCCGGCCTCGGCAAGACCACCCTGGCCAACATCGTCGCGGCCGAGCTGGGCAGTGGGATCCGGGTCACCAGCGGGCCGGCGATCGAGCGGTCCGGTGATCTTGCCGCGATCCTGACCAGCCTGGCCATGGGCGACGTGCTGTTCATCGACGAGATCCACCGGATCGCCAAGCCGGCCGAGGAGCTGCTCTACTCGGCGATGGAGGACTTCCGGGTCGACGTGGTGGTCGGCAAGGGGCCGGGCGCGACCGCGATCCCGCTCGATGTCGAGCCGTTCACCCTGGTCGGCGCCACCACCCGGTCCGGCCTGCTGACCGGCCCGATGCGCGACCGGTTCGGCTTCGTGGCCCACCTCGATTTCTACGCGGCGAGCGATCTCGAGCAACTCCTGCACCGCTCGGCGCGGATCCTGGGCGTCCCGATCACCGACGAGGGCGCCGTCGAGATCTCCGGGCGGTCGCGCGGCACGCCCCGCATCGCCAACCGGCTGCTCCGCCGGGTGCGCGACTACGCGGAGGTGCGGGCCGACGGCATGGTCACCCTGGAGACCGCCCGCGAGGCGCTCAAGGTGTACGACGTGGACGCGCTCGGCCTCGACCGGCTCGACCGGGCCGTGCTGCGGGCCCTGGTCGACTCGTTCAAGGGCGGCCCGGTGGGCCTGTCGACCCTGGCCGTTGCCGTGGGGGAGCAGCCCGACACCGTCGAAGAGGTCTGCGAGCCGTTCCTGGTCAGGGCCGGTCTGCTGGCCCGAACCCCCAGGGGCCGGGTCGCCACCGAGGCCGCCTGGCACCACCTCGGGCGCACCCCGCCGACCGGTCAGAATGCCCCGGCCGGAGGTCCCGATCTCTTCTCCGCCGAACAGCGTTTTCCGTGA
- the yajC gene encoding preprotein translocase subunit YajC: MLAATASGGSSFLPLLLIVVLFAVMYFLMIRPQQKRRRDAMAMQSTLGPGAEVVTIGGLYGTVVETDAETVTLEAAPGVHVKYARPAVARVISNKNEVTEPETASAPAAETITSPIQPAKD, encoded by the coding sequence GTGCTCGCAGCAACCGCCTCCGGGGGCAGCAGCTTCCTGCCGCTCCTCCTCATCGTCGTGCTGTTCGCAGTCATGTATTTCCTCATGATCCGACCGCAGCAGAAGCGTCGCCGCGATGCCATGGCAATGCAGTCCACCCTTGGCCCCGGCGCTGAGGTCGTGACCATCGGTGGCCTCTACGGCACCGTCGTCGAGACCGACGCCGAGACCGTCACCCTCGAAGCCGCCCCCGGCGTGCACGTGAAATACGCGCGGCCGGCCGTCGCCCGGGTGATCAGCAACAAGAACGAGGTGACCGAGCCCGAGACCGCGTCGGCCCCCGCCGCGGAGACGATCACCTCGCCGATCCAGCCCGCCAAGGACTGA
- the secD gene encoding protein translocase subunit SecD — MAPPQRQMHPGRQLAILAGLFVVLYALVFLVGTSGGVMDRLHPKLGLDLVGGSRVTLQATTEGNKPPTKESLDQARTIIEQRVNARGVAEAEVVTEGDRNIVVSLPGKNADLSGIAQTAELRFRKVINMTDGSGAAAAPAPSATPVPGGSATPTPDGTPPAATGAPSATATPGTGGTGGGAEETPTPTPSATAAAPTATPAPTGSAAPAPVPADVEAARKAVETKVGAAAWAAASALQAPSTDPAAAETLKPFSQLSPTEVAVLTPQMQFNVPTITCQQLDARPAGSISKTDQQAIACQLGGKYLLDVSKVSGTDVGNATAQLDQQGQWVVSLDFKGDGQEKWTALTREAYQNSGQTCDASTLQNGNCLVAVVLDNKIISAPEIQGVLTGDSQISGSFTAQSSDQLASELRYGALPLTFTAADQENLSPTLGAEYLRAGLIAAGIGLLLVAIYAFFYYRLLGTVIVLSLVLSAGLVFGALVFLGRQIGFTLTLAGIAGFIVSLGVAADSFVIYFERLKDEIREGRSPRSAVPRAWARARRTIISANAISIMAAVVLYIVSVGTVKGFAFALGLATILDLVVVFLFRHPIMTMFANTKAFLSPRVSGLGRILEQHDDDGDEPRNPRTRTPRAKEA, encoded by the coding sequence GTGGCACCACCTCAGCGACAGATGCACCCAGGGCGGCAGCTAGCCATCCTCGCGGGGCTCTTCGTCGTTCTTTACGCCCTGGTGTTCCTCGTGGGAACGAGTGGCGGCGTGATGGATCGGTTGCATCCCAAGCTGGGTCTCGACCTGGTCGGTGGCAGCCGGGTGACCCTGCAGGCGACGACCGAGGGCAACAAGCCCCCGACCAAGGAGTCGCTCGACCAGGCTCGCACCATCATCGAGCAGCGGGTCAACGCGCGGGGCGTGGCCGAGGCCGAGGTGGTCACCGAAGGCGACCGCAACATCGTGGTCTCGCTGCCGGGCAAGAACGCCGACCTGAGCGGCATCGCCCAGACGGCCGAGCTGCGGTTCCGCAAGGTCATCAACATGACCGACGGCAGCGGTGCGGCAGCCGCGCCGGCGCCGTCGGCGACCCCGGTGCCGGGTGGCTCGGCCACGCCGACGCCGGATGGCACGCCGCCGGCCGCGACCGGCGCACCGTCGGCGACGGCCACGCCGGGCACCGGCGGCACGGGCGGGGGTGCGGAGGAGACTCCCACCCCGACACCGAGTGCTACGGCGGCAGCACCCACAGCGACCCCGGCCCCGACCGGCTCGGCGGCACCCGCTCCGGTGCCGGCCGACGTCGAGGCGGCCCGCAAGGCGGTCGAGACGAAGGTCGGCGCGGCCGCCTGGGCGGCGGCGAGCGCCCTTCAGGCACCCAGCACCGACCCGGCCGCGGCCGAGACGCTGAAGCCGTTCAGCCAGCTGAGCCCGACCGAGGTCGCGGTGCTCACACCGCAGATGCAGTTCAACGTGCCGACCATCACCTGCCAGCAACTCGACGCGCGGCCGGCCGGTTCGATCAGCAAGACCGACCAGCAGGCGATCGCCTGCCAGCTCGGCGGCAAATACCTGCTCGACGTGTCGAAGGTCTCCGGCACCGATGTCGGCAACGCCACCGCGCAGCTCGACCAGCAGGGCCAGTGGGTCGTCAGCCTCGACTTCAAGGGCGACGGCCAGGAGAAGTGGACGGCGCTGACCCGCGAGGCCTACCAGAACAGCGGCCAGACCTGTGACGCGTCGACCCTGCAAAACGGCAACTGCCTGGTCGCCGTGGTGCTCGACAACAAGATCATCTCGGCGCCCGAGATCCAGGGCGTGCTGACCGGCGACTCGCAGATCTCCGGCAGCTTCACCGCGCAGAGCTCCGACCAGCTCGCCAGCGAGCTTCGCTACGGCGCCCTGCCGCTCACCTTCACCGCGGCCGACCAGGAGAACCTGTCGCCGACGCTGGGCGCCGAATACCTGCGCGCCGGCCTGATCGCCGCGGGCATCGGCCTGCTGCTGGTCGCGATCTACGCGTTCTTCTACTACCGCCTGCTGGGCACCGTGATCGTGCTGAGCCTCGTGCTCTCCGCCGGTCTGGTCTTCGGCGCCCTGGTGTTCCTCGGCCGCCAGATCGGCTTCACGCTGACCCTGGCCGGCATCGCGGGCTTCATCGTCTCGCTCGGTGTGGCGGCGGACTCGTTCGTCATCTACTTCGAACGTCTGAAAGACGAGATACGTGAGGGCCGATCACCGCGCAGCGCGGTGCCCCGGGCCTGGGCTCGCGCGCGACGGACGATCATCTCCGCCAACGCGATCTCGATCATGGCGGCGGTGGTGCTCTACATCGTCTCCGTGGGCACGGTGAAGGGCTTCGCGTTCGCGCTCGGCCTCGCCACCATCCTCGACCTGGTCGTGGTGTTCCTCTTCCGGCACCCGATCATGACGATGTTCGCCAACACCAAGGCGTTCCTCTCGCCACGGGTCAGCGGCCTCGGCCGGATCCTCGAACAGCACGACGACGACGGCGACGAGCCGCGCAACCCGCGTACGCGCACGCCGCGCGCCAAGGAGGCCTGA
- the secF gene encoding protein translocase subunit SecF, giving the protein MSKSGLANRLYRGEAGLNLIGKRKLWFGIAGALILVALLSFGINRFTLGIEFAGGNQFIVPASSSVSLDKTQGAVEKALADNNTSATALPAQQVGRGGETWFEVKTSILTPEQTKAVTEQVAKELGVPTDQINSSRVSPAWGSQVTERAVLGLVIFVALVMVYLILRFEWRMAVAAVSSLLLNLVLTAGLYSLAGFEVTPATIIGFLTILGFALYDVVVVFDKVQENTRGITASNTTTYAESANLAINQTLMRSINTGLVALLPVGGLLIAGLSGASTLADLGLVLFVGMAIAVYSSIFFATPVLVTLKEFEPRIQAHTKRVLARRSAIARGEVAPKKGEAAPAGARQPRQAAPEQSASEVAALAGSAPKVGARPSTAKRSSGGNRGGRPGGNRPGGAKRR; this is encoded by the coding sequence ATGTCGAAGTCGGGTTTGGCCAACCGGCTCTACCGCGGTGAGGCCGGTCTCAACCTCATCGGCAAGCGCAAGCTCTGGTTCGGCATCGCCGGCGCCCTGATCCTGGTCGCGTTGCTGAGCTTCGGCATCAACCGGTTCACCCTCGGCATCGAGTTCGCCGGCGGCAACCAGTTCATCGTGCCGGCGAGCAGCAGCGTCTCGCTCGACAAGACGCAGGGCGCGGTCGAGAAGGCGCTGGCCGACAACAACACCAGCGCGACGGCCCTGCCGGCGCAGCAGGTCGGCCGCGGCGGCGAGACCTGGTTCGAGGTCAAGACGTCGATCCTGACCCCCGAGCAGACCAAGGCGGTGACCGAGCAGGTCGCCAAGGAGCTCGGGGTCCCGACCGACCAGATCAACAGCAGCCGGGTCAGCCCGGCCTGGGGCAGCCAGGTCACCGAGCGCGCGGTGCTCGGTCTGGTGATCTTCGTAGCGCTCGTGATGGTCTACCTGATCCTGCGCTTCGAGTGGCGGATGGCGGTCGCGGCCGTCTCCTCGCTGTTGCTCAACCTCGTGCTGACGGCTGGGCTCTACTCTTTAGCGGGCTTCGAGGTCACCCCAGCAACGATCATCGGTTTCCTGACGATCCTCGGCTTCGCGCTTTACGACGTGGTCGTGGTGTTCGACAAGGTGCAGGAAAACACCAGAGGCATCACGGCGAGCAACACGACGACCTACGCCGAGTCGGCCAACCTGGCGATCAACCAGACCCTGATGCGGTCGATCAACACCGGTCTGGTCGCGCTGCTGCCGGTCGGTGGTCTGCTGATCGCCGGGCTGTCGGGTGCGAGCACCCTGGCCGACCTGGGCCTCGTGCTCTTCGTCGGTATGGCGATCGCGGTCTACTCGTCGATCTTCTTCGCGACCCCGGTGCTGGTCACGCTCAAGGAGTTCGAGCCGCGGATCCAGGCGCACACCAAGCGCGTACTCGCCCGCCGGTCGGCGATCGCCCGGGGCGAGGTCGCCCCGAAGAAGGGCGAGGCCGCTCCGGCCGGCGCGCGCCAGCCGCGGCAGGCCGCGCCCGAGCAGTCGGCCTCCGAGGTCGCCGCGCTGGCGGGCTCGGCGCCGAAGGTGGGCGCCCGCCCGTCGACGGCGAAGCGCTCCTCGGGTGGCAACCGCGGCGGCCGCCCCGGCGGCAACCGGCCCGGCGGCGCGAAGCGCCGCTAG
- a CDS encoding adenine phosphoribosyltransferase, with amino-acid sequence MDDKALAELVAGHVVDVPDFPQPGILFKDITPLFGDGPAFRQAIDAIVDHHGRDSFDVVAGVEARGFLMAGAIGYATGAGVLPVRKAGKLPREVHAASYALEYGEATLEVHIDALKPGQRVLVVDDVLATGGTAEATLSLVEQAGGMVAGFSVLIELAFLHGRDRLAPREVHALLTV; translated from the coding sequence ATGGATGACAAAGCACTAGCGGAACTGGTGGCCGGGCACGTCGTCGACGTGCCCGACTTCCCGCAGCCGGGAATCCTGTTCAAGGACATCACGCCGCTGTTCGGTGACGGGCCGGCGTTCCGGCAGGCGATCGACGCGATCGTCGACCACCACGGCCGCGACTCGTTCGACGTCGTCGCCGGCGTCGAGGCCCGCGGTTTCCTGATGGCCGGTGCTATCGGATACGCGACCGGCGCCGGCGTGCTGCCGGTGCGCAAGGCCGGCAAGCTGCCCCGCGAGGTGCACGCCGCTTCCTACGCGCTGGAATACGGCGAGGCCACCCTAGAGGTGCACATCGACGCTCTTAAGCCGGGGCAGCGGGTGCTGGTGGTCGACGACGTGCTGGCCACCGGCGGCACCGCCGAGGCGACCCTCTCCCTGGTCGAGCAGGCCGGGGGAATGGTGGCCGGCTTCAGCGTGTTGATCGAGTTAGCGTTCCTGCACGGTCGGGACCGCCTCGCTCCCCGCGAGGTTCACGCGCTTTTGACCGTTTAG
- a CDS encoding RelA/SpoT family protein — MTPAAPGSSAAEVAGRAGQAVSPPDVDRAGTVEDSESTVEWPANGRAPHEVQDDEDDGVVVPFRERGATTRDPASETGSGFGLAGTPTGRRVRARLARFNAPWQAPQVSEVLEPLIATHRASHPKADARLLQRAFDTAAQWHSGQYRKSGDPYITHPLAVATILANLGMDTTTLVAALLHDTIEDTDYTLESMRTDFGGEVALLVDGVTKLDKVKLGDAAKAETIRKMVVAMAKDPRVLVIKLADRLHNMRTLTFLPRPKQEQKAKETLEILAPLAHRLGMNTIKWELEDLAFGTLFPKRFEEINRLIGEHQPQREALLRQVTQKVHTDLRSAKIKAETTGRPKHLYSIYQKMIVRGRDFNDIYDLVGVRILVETVRDCYAALGVIHANWQPVPGRFKDYIAMPKFNMYQSLHTTVIGPTGKPVEMQIRTYAMHRTAEFGIAAHWKYKEQKGATIVGPPAHIDEMTWLRQLLDWQREASDPSEFLDALRFDLSSQEVYVFTPKGDVIPLPTGSTPVDFAYAVHTEVGHKCIGARVNGKLVPLESTLSNGDVIEIFTSKSDTAGPTQDWLGFVKSPRARTKIRQYFNKERREEAIEAGKDAIVKAMRKQGVPLQRMLTSDNLMTIARDLHLADVASLYAAVGDNQVSAQSVVQRLMASYGGEEGAAEDLAETAVATRPPRSRTAGHDPGVVVKGVSDVWIKLARCCTPVPPDSVFGFVTRSGGVSVHREDCANAEDLKAQPERVLEVSWKLTSASTFLVAIQVEALDRHKLLADVTRVLSDERVNILSATVTTTRDRVAVSRFSFEMADPKHLGHLLAAVRKVDGVFDAYRVTSGA; from the coding sequence ATCACTCCGGCGGCGCCGGGCTCGAGTGCGGCCGAGGTTGCTGGGCGCGCGGGCCAGGCCGTATCCCCGCCGGATGTTGATCGTGCCGGGACGGTCGAAGACAGTGAGTCGACCGTTGAGTGGCCGGCCAATGGGCGGGCGCCGCACGAGGTGCAGGACGACGAGGACGATGGCGTTGTCGTGCCGTTCCGGGAGCGGGGCGCGACCACGCGCGATCCGGCCAGCGAGACCGGGTCGGGCTTTGGCCTGGCTGGCACGCCGACCGGGCGGCGGGTTCGGGCGCGGCTGGCGCGGTTCAACGCTCCGTGGCAGGCGCCGCAGGTCAGTGAGGTGCTCGAGCCGCTGATCGCGACGCACCGAGCGAGCCACCCCAAGGCCGACGCCCGGCTGTTGCAGCGGGCGTTTGACACTGCCGCGCAGTGGCACTCGGGGCAATACCGCAAGTCGGGCGATCCCTACATCACGCACCCGCTCGCGGTCGCGACCATCCTGGCCAACCTCGGGATGGACACGACCACGCTGGTCGCGGCGTTGCTGCACGACACGATCGAAGACACCGACTACACGCTCGAGTCGATGCGCACCGACTTCGGTGGCGAGGTCGCGCTCCTCGTCGACGGCGTCACCAAGCTCGACAAGGTCAAGCTCGGCGACGCGGCCAAGGCCGAGACGATCCGCAAGATGGTCGTCGCGATGGCCAAGGACCCGCGCGTTCTGGTGATCAAGCTGGCCGACCGGCTGCACAACATGCGCACGCTGACCTTCCTCCCGCGGCCCAAGCAGGAGCAGAAGGCCAAGGAGACGCTCGAGATCCTCGCGCCGTTGGCACACCGCCTCGGTATGAACACGATCAAGTGGGAGCTCGAGGACCTGGCGTTCGGCACGCTGTTCCCGAAGCGGTTCGAGGAGATCAACCGGCTGATCGGCGAGCACCAGCCGCAGCGTGAGGCGTTGCTGCGCCAGGTGACCCAGAAGGTGCACACCGACCTGCGGTCCGCGAAGATCAAGGCGGAGACCACCGGACGGCCGAAGCACCTCTACTCGATCTATCAGAAGATGATCGTGCGCGGTCGTGACTTCAACGACATATACGATCTTGTTGGCGTACGCATCCTGGTCGAGACCGTTCGCGACTGCTACGCGGCGCTCGGTGTGATCCACGCGAACTGGCAGCCCGTGCCGGGCCGGTTCAAGGACTACATCGCGATGCCGAAGTTCAACATGTACCAGTCGCTGCACACGACGGTGATCGGTCCGACCGGCAAGCCCGTCGAGATGCAGATCCGGACCTACGCGATGCACCGCACGGCGGAGTTCGGCATCGCGGCGCACTGGAAATACAAGGAGCAGAAGGGCGCGACGATCGTCGGCCCGCCGGCCCACATCGACGAGATGACCTGGCTGCGGCAGCTGCTCGACTGGCAGCGGGAGGCCAGCGACCCGAGCGAGTTCCTCGACGCGCTCCGGTTCGACCTCTCCAGCCAGGAGGTCTACGTCTTCACGCCCAAGGGCGACGTGATACCGCTGCCGACGGGTTCGACGCCGGTCGACTTCGCCTACGCGGTGCACACCGAGGTCGGGCACAAGTGCATCGGCGCGCGGGTCAACGGCAAGTTGGTGCCGCTGGAGTCGACGCTGTCCAACGGCGACGTGATCGAGATCTTCACGTCGAAGTCCGACACGGCCGGCCCGACGCAAGACTGGCTCGGCTTCGTCAAGTCGCCGCGGGCCCGCACGAAGATCCGCCAATACTTCAACAAGGAACGTCGCGAAGAGGCGATCGAGGCCGGCAAGGACGCGATCGTCAAGGCGATGCGCAAGCAGGGTGTGCCGCTGCAGCGCATGCTGACCTCCGACAACCTGATGACCATCGCCCGCGACCTGCACCTGGCCGATGTCGCCTCGCTCTACGCGGCGGTCGGCGACAACCAGGTGTCGGCGCAGTCGGTGGTGCAGCGCCTGATGGCGTCCTACGGCGGTGAGGAAGGCGCGGCCGAAGACCTGGCCGAGACCGCCGTCGCGACCCGTCCGCCGCGGTCGCGGACTGCCGGTCACGACCCGGGTGTGGTCGTCAAGGGCGTCAGTGACGTCTGGATCAAGCTGGCCCGCTGTTGCACGCCGGTGCCACCGGACTCGGTCTTCGGCTTCGTGACCCGCTCCGGCGGCGTCTCGGTGCACCGCGAAGACTGCGCCAACGCCGAAGACCTGAAGGCCCAGCCCGAGCGGGTGCTCGAGGTGAGCTGGAAGCTGACCTCGGCGTCGACGTTCCTGGTGGCCATCCAGGTCGAGGCCCTCGACCGGCACAAGCTGCTGGCCGACGTGACCCGGGTGCTCTCCGACGAGCGGGTCAACATCCTCTCGGCGACGGTGACCACGACCCGCGACCGGGTGGCGGTGAGCCGGTTCAGCTTCGAGATGGCCGACCCCAAGCACCTCGGCCACCTGCTGGCCGCCGTACGCAAGGTCGACGGCGTCTTCGACGCCTACCGGGTGACCTCGGGGGCGTAG
- a CDS encoding ArsR/SmtB family transcription factor, with the protein MIEVGVIEEAGAAEVALDPIRARLLGLLAEPHSATSLAAVVGLPRQKVNYHLKTLETHGLVELVEERRKGNVTERVMRATAASFVISPIALSAVRPNPDRAPDRLSARWLLALAARLVQETGQLITGAARAGKPVATFALDGTVRFASAADRAAFTQELTAAVAALVGRYHDEQAPGGRDHRVIVAIHPKISETKES; encoded by the coding sequence ATGATCGAGGTGGGAGTCATTGAGGAGGCGGGGGCGGCCGAGGTCGCGCTCGATCCGATCCGGGCGCGGCTGTTGGGGCTGCTCGCCGAGCCGCACTCGGCCACCAGCCTGGCGGCGGTCGTCGGGTTGCCGCGGCAGAAGGTCAACTACCACTTGAAGACGCTCGAGACGCACGGGCTGGTCGAGCTCGTCGAAGAGCGGCGCAAGGGCAACGTGACGGAGCGGGTCATGCGGGCGACCGCCGCCTCGTTCGTGATCTCGCCGATCGCCCTCTCCGCCGTGCGGCCCAATCCTGACCGGGCGCCCGACCGGCTTTCCGCCCGCTGGCTGCTCGCCCTCGCGGCGCGGCTGGTGCAGGAGACCGGGCAGCTCATCACCGGCGCCGCCCGGGCCGGGAAGCCGGTGGCCACGTTCGCGCTCGACGGCACGGTGCGGTTCGCGTCCGCGGCCGATCGGGCCGCTTTCACTCAGGAGCTGACCGCGGCGGTCGCCGCGCTGGTCGGCCGCTACCACGACGAGCAGGCGCCCGGTGGGCGCGACCACCGGGTCATCGTCGCCATCCACCCGAAAATCAGTGAGACGAAGGAGTCCTGA
- a CDS encoding SRPBCC family protein, which yields MSETHEFELVHDIDLPASPEQVWDAIATGPGIDSWFMGRNTVEPGEGGATSMELPGFTAQATVTAWEPGRHFAYRGQAAEDGTFMAFEYLIEGRDGGSTALRLVHSGILGADWEEQYDALRQGNPLYLRTLAQYLEHFAGRHAVPVAAFGPQQADLDTAWAALTRATGLDKDFQEGDAVRLTVDGQQVEGVVDTAVVPGFLGVRTDNALLRFVGGEMIMTGHHVFADVDQAEAERSWTNWLASIY from the coding sequence ATGTCCGAGACGCACGAGTTCGAGCTGGTCCACGACATCGACCTGCCGGCCAGCCCCGAGCAGGTGTGGGACGCCATCGCCACTGGGCCGGGCATCGACTCCTGGTTCATGGGACGCAACACGGTCGAGCCGGGGGAGGGCGGCGCCACCTCGATGGAGCTGCCGGGCTTCACCGCGCAGGCGACGGTCACCGCGTGGGAGCCGGGTCGGCACTTCGCCTACCGCGGCCAGGCCGCCGAAGACGGCACGTTCATGGCCTTCGAATATCTGATCGAGGGGCGCGACGGTGGCTCGACCGCCCTGCGGCTGGTGCACAGCGGCATCCTCGGCGCCGACTGGGAGGAGCAATACGACGCGCTGCGCCAGGGCAACCCGCTCTACCTGCGCACCCTCGCGCAATATCTGGAGCACTTCGCCGGCCGGCACGCGGTGCCGGTAGCCGCGTTCGGGCCGCAGCAGGCCGACCTCGACACGGCGTGGGCGGCGCTGACCCGGGCGACCGGGCTCGACAAAGACTTCCAGGAGGGCGACGCGGTGCGCCTCACCGTCGACGGCCAGCAGGTCGAGGGCGTGGTCGACACCGCGGTGGTGCCCGGGTTCCTGGGCGTGCGCACCGACAACGCGCTGCTCCGGTTCGTCGGCGGCGAGATGATCATGACGGGCCACCACGTCTTCGCCGACGTCGACCAGGCCGAGGCCGAGCGGAGCTGGACCAACTGGCTGGCGTCGATCTACTGA